The nucleotide sequence GATCGCGCACCGGCCGTTCCCGGCAGGCCCGCGGATGACGCCGTCGTCGCCGACGAGGGCCTCCATGAAGTCGATGTAGAAGCTGTCGCGGAGGAACGTCCACGCCATCCCCGAAGCCCTGACGTACTCCTCGGTGGCGTAGTGGTCGCGGGCGAGGGTGAAGGTCGCATCGGGTGCCGCGGCGACGAACGAGGTGTAGACGACGTGCCCGACCCCCGCGGCCGCGGCCGCCTCCACGAAGGTGCGGTGCTGCTCGAGGCGGTCCGCGCTCTCAGGGGCGGAGACCATCAGCAGCGTGTCCACCCCGGTCAGCGCCGCCCGCGACGCCTCCGCGTCCCCATAGTCGAAGTGGGGTTCTCCGCAAATTGTGGACACGTGCCGCTTACGCGGCTTGATCCTTGGTGACCCGGCCGGTGTCGGTCTGGGTCTTGGTGGTTTCGAACTCGACGGGGCGTTGGTAGCCCAGGGCTGAGTGACGTCGTCGTCGGTTGTAGACGACCTCGATCCAGCGGGCGACCTCCCGTCGGGCTTGGGCCCGGGTCGGCCAGGTGTGCCGGT is from Tessaracoccus palaemonis and encodes:
- a CDS encoding NmrA family NAD(P)-binding protein, producing the protein MSTICGEPHFDYGDAEASRAALTGVDTLLMVSAPESADRLEQHRTFVEAAAAAGVGHVVYTSFVAAAPDATFTLARDHYATEEYVRASGMAWTFLRDSFYIDFMEALVGDDGVIRGPAGNGRCAIVARRDVARAAASVLAAPEPHRNRTYDLTGPEALSMTEVAETISAVRGRPVRFHDETVEEAYASRAGYGAPAWQLDAWVSTYTAIRSGAMAKVSDAVRSITGTDPIRLADHLRSHPSTA